From a region of the Synergistaceae bacterium genome:
- a CDS encoding LacI family transcriptional regulator codes for MRVTLKHIAERTGKSITTVSRALAGYGDVSEETRELVRRAAREMNYTPNALARSLQKRRSRTIGLILPTVGPRFSDPFFTEFLTGVGNMAAERGYDLLLSVQSPGEGEMELYRRKVSGGQVDGFVVVRTRRRDPRIDWLVESAVPFVAFGRTESAAGFPFVDVDSVKGMRLVGDHLIGLGHRRMVFLSSPPDLLFMGHRLEGLRQAMAEHGLDPDELRIVKGDLTQKSGYEAAMKLLEEPEIPTAIASCNDLMALGAMSALHERGVSVGGDVAVTGFDDIPMAEHSHPPLTTVQQPIYEIGRMVCEKLVDLIAGEARDTRGEILAPRLIVRSSCGAPRRSTVETGGDGESWQVS; via the coding sequence ATGCGAGTCACCCTGAAGCACATCGCGGAACGCACTGGAAAGTCCATAACCACTGTCTCGCGCGCGCTCGCCGGGTACGGCGACGTCAGCGAGGAGACCAGGGAGCTGGTGCGGCGCGCGGCGCGCGAGATGAACTACACTCCCAACGCCCTGGCGCGATCGCTGCAGAAGCGTCGCTCCCGGACTATCGGCCTGATCCTTCCCACTGTAGGCCCTCGCTTCTCCGATCCCTTCTTCACCGAATTTCTGACCGGCGTAGGAAATATGGCCGCAGAACGCGGCTACGACCTGCTCCTCTCCGTGCAGTCGCCGGGAGAGGGAGAGATGGAGCTGTACCGGCGCAAGGTGAGCGGCGGACAGGTGGACGGCTTTGTCGTTGTCCGAACGAGGCGAAGGGATCCGCGGATAGACTGGCTCGTAGAGTCAGCGGTGCCTTTCGTGGCTTTCGGCCGCACGGAGAGCGCGGCCGGCTTTCCCTTCGTCGACGTGGACAGTGTGAAGGGGATGAGGCTCGTCGGAGATCACCTGATCGGGCTCGGTCACAGGCGGATGGTCTTTCTTAGCTCGCCACCGGACCTTCTATTCATGGGGCACAGGCTGGAGGGACTTCGCCAGGCGATGGCCGAGCACGGCCTGGACCCGGACGAACTGCGAATCGTCAAGGGCGACCTGACTCAAAAGAGCGGCTACGAGGCTGCGATGAAGTTGCTCGAGGAGCCAGAAATCCCCACGGCGATAGCCTCGTGCAACGACCTGATGGCGCTCGGCGCGATGAGCGCCCTGCACGAGCGGGGCGTTTCGGTGGGTGGGGACGTCGCCGTGACCGGCTTCGACGACATCCCCATGGCTGAGCACTCACACCCCCCTCTGACGACCGTGCAGCAGCCCATCTACGAGATAGGGCGGATGGTCTGCGAGAAGCTGGTGGACCTGATCGCGGGAGAGGCGCGGGACACGAGGGGCGAGATACTGGCACCGCGACTTATCGTCCGGTCGTCCTGCGGCGCGCCTCGGAGGTCCACAGTTGAGACGGGGGGTGATGGCGAGAGTTGGCAAGTATCTTGA
- a CDS encoding carbohydrate ABC transporter substrate-binding protein: MKMRVKGTRTLAALLTLSAVLWGGAAFASGLSGLVFFSTQFAPVEEQAKFREILKDGGFDYTADSNDGPMIDLVIAETKAGKGTLGLIGALHGSFPPLQQANALANLVDLAEDLGDSREFAQAYMQTGLLGSEDTLYYIPWMQATYIMAANKKALDYLPEGVDLNTITYQQLADWSKALYEAEGRPLLGLPHAGLFQRFLQGYLWPSFTGGMVGKFQSVDAIAMLEWMKSDLWPYVHPESINYNLMHEPLLKEEVWVAFDHTARLLPAFAEKPDEFVAFPAPAGPAGLGYMPVIVGLAISKAAPNPEAANQAIEYLTRPDVQARVLNELGFFPAVGGVDTSRLPKGIAMQMEAVNTQASSPNAIAALLPVGLGARGGEINQIFRNAFDRTVLNGEDVGKVLEEEATNLQLLMDETGAPAWPPDPASDGPSKVLPR, translated from the coding sequence ATGAAAATGCGCGTGAAAGGAACTCGGACGCTGGCCGCTCTGCTCACGCTGAGCGCGGTCCTGTGGGGCGGCGCGGCGTTTGCATCCGGGCTCTCCGGCCTGGTGTTCTTCTCCACCCAGTTCGCGCCGGTGGAGGAGCAGGCTAAGTTCCGCGAGATTCTGAAGGACGGCGGCTTCGATTATACCGCCGATTCCAACGACGGGCCCATGATCGACCTTGTGATAGCGGAGACCAAGGCGGGCAAGGGGACATTGGGCCTGATAGGGGCTCTGCACGGCTCCTTCCCCCCTCTGCAGCAGGCGAACGCTCTCGCCAACCTGGTCGACCTGGCCGAGGACCTGGGCGATAGTCGGGAGTTCGCGCAGGCCTACATGCAGACCGGGCTCCTGGGCAGCGAGGACACACTGTACTACATCCCCTGGATGCAGGCGACCTACATCATGGCCGCCAATAAAAAGGCGCTCGATTATCTGCCCGAGGGGGTGGATCTGAACACCATCACGTACCAGCAGCTCGCCGACTGGAGCAAGGCCCTCTATGAGGCGGAGGGGAGACCCTTGCTCGGTTTGCCTCATGCGGGGCTCTTCCAGCGCTTCCTGCAGGGTTATCTGTGGCCCTCGTTCACCGGGGGAATGGTCGGCAAGTTCCAGAGCGTCGATGCGATAGCGATGCTCGAGTGGATGAAGTCGGATCTGTGGCCCTACGTCCACCCGGAGTCGATCAACTACAACCTGATGCACGAGCCGCTGTTGAAAGAGGAGGTATGGGTGGCGTTCGACCACACCGCGCGCCTGCTACCGGCCTTTGCGGAGAAACCGGACGAGTTCGTGGCCTTCCCTGCGCCCGCCGGCCCCGCGGGGCTTGGCTACATGCCGGTGATAGTGGGGCTCGCCATCTCGAAGGCCGCTCCGAACCCCGAAGCCGCCAATCAGGCCATCGAGTATCTGACACGGCCTGACGTGCAGGCCAGAGTGCTGAACGAGCTCGGCTTCTTCCCGGCGGTCGGCGGAGTTGACACATCTCGCCTTCCCAAGGGGATCGCCATGCAGATGGAGGCGGTCAACACCCAGGCGAGCTCGCCAAACGCGATCGCGGCGCTGCTGCCCGTGGGGCTGGGGGCGAGAGGCGGAGAGATAAACCAAATCTTCCGCAACGCCTTCGACCGAACGGTTCTGAACGGAGAGGATGTCGGCAAGGTGCTCGAAGAGGAGGCCACGAACCTTCAGCTCCTGATGGACGAGACCGGCGCCCCGGCGTGGCCGCCCGATCCCGCTTCCGACGGACCGAGCAAGGTGCTGCCGCGTTAA
- a CDS encoding sugar phosphorylase, with protein MNDSDARIGALLAQLFGEDAVGVHRRLERLTASYRGRIPAPTGRKSIPSERDTILITYADQFSTPGEHPLRTLRSFMDEHLAGYVSGVHILPCFPYSSDDGFSVVDYRRIDPELGEWEDIAELGERYRLMLDFVANHVSRESEWFAAFTRGEAPWSDFFITVSEGENLSKVVRPRTLPLLTRVDTAKGERLVWTTFSDDQIDLNYASPDVLLEMTDILLHYALKGAEIVRLDAIAYLWKTIGTSCIHLPQTHAVIKLWRAVLDDVAPHVMLITETNVPHEENISYFGDPRSDGQGTDEAQMVYNFSLAPLTLHALLTGDASVLSGWASGLRVRTRGSCFFNFIASHDGIGVTPAKDILSNAQIAALAERTLANGGLVSHRANPDGSASPYELNITLYDFLNDPSNPDPKADEALFIASQAILLSLA; from the coding sequence ATGAACGACTCCGACGCACGAATAGGCGCCCTGCTCGCTCAACTCTTCGGGGAGGATGCCGTGGGCGTGCACCGACGACTTGAGAGATTGACGGCCTCCTACCGGGGCAGGATACCCGCTCCGACCGGGAGAAAGTCCATTCCTAGCGAGCGGGACACCATCCTCATAACCTACGCCGACCAGTTCAGCACACCGGGAGAGCACCCTTTGCGCACCCTTCGCTCCTTCATGGACGAGCATCTTGCCGGGTACGTCAGCGGGGTGCACATCCTACCCTGCTTCCCCTACTCGTCGGACGACGGCTTCTCGGTGGTCGACTACAGGCGTATCGACCCGGAGCTCGGCGAATGGGAGGACATAGCCGAGCTGGGCGAGCGCTACCGCCTGATGCTGGACTTCGTGGCAAACCACGTATCGAGGGAGAGCGAGTGGTTCGCCGCCTTCACTCGCGGGGAGGCGCCGTGGAGCGACTTCTTCATCACCGTGTCGGAGGGGGAGAACTTGTCCAAGGTGGTGCGGCCGCGGACCTTGCCGCTGCTGACCAGGGTCGACACCGCCAAGGGCGAGAGGCTGGTCTGGACGACCTTCAGCGACGACCAGATCGACCTGAACTACGCCTCGCCGGACGTGCTGCTGGAGATGACCGACATACTGCTGCACTACGCCCTCAAAGGCGCGGAGATAGTCAGGCTGGACGCGATAGCCTACCTATGGAAGACTATCGGGACCTCCTGCATCCATCTGCCGCAGACTCACGCGGTGATCAAGCTGTGGCGGGCGGTGCTGGACGACGTCGCCCCCCACGTGATGCTGATAACAGAGACGAACGTCCCCCACGAGGAGAACATAAGCTACTTCGGCGATCCCCGCTCGGATGGGCAAGGCACGGACGAGGCTCAGATGGTATACAACTTCTCCCTAGCCCCGCTGACCCTCCACGCCCTCCTTACGGGCGACGCATCCGTCCTCTCCGGATGGGCTTCCGGCCTGAGGGTGCGGACTCGCGGTTCGTGCTTCTTCAACTTCATCGCCTCCCATGATGGCATCGGTGTGACTCCGGCCAAGGACATACTGAGCAACGCGCAGATTGCCGCGCTGGCGGAGCGAACTCTCGCCAACGGGGGGCTCGTATCGCACAGGGCGAACCCTGACGGCTCCGCCAGCCCGTACGAGCTGAACATCACCCTGTACGACTTTCTGAACGACCCCTCCAACCCCGACCCTAAGGCTGACGAGGCGCTCTTCATTGCATCACAGGCAATCCTGCTTTCGCTCGCGG
- a CDS encoding sugar ABC transporter permease, with translation MSASPLRASGRRSFKWTPYLLIAPALLYLLLFFAWPMTQAIRLAVWEEQGLLSLRDSPGGEDSVGTVEQGARISVMERRVVPLSAEESDGGDIWFFVEGKDEGIGEVRGWIPESRIRIRETDSSGAPVLGTVRPRLGASAGQGTVLHETPDELGEAVGELPARAEATILRRGSQEVWYLVKNTSDEKSVSGWAQGRNLQIYSDGESGRVGIGDTGRFTLLHVRRMLKDRFFRSALWTTFLLMLLIIPVQLVLAIVMALVIQSRIRFNLVFLAIFAIPLAASDLAVGIVWSSIFTQNGFLNSLLYTFGLISSPQPYLTAATRHWILVAVWIAEVWRATSLVMVIVVSGLQAISQEVLEAAELFGASLWQRVRYVILPLLKPSIQVALILRTILALQVFAVVIALGGGDVVTVLANETYRQYYALRNMNAAAAYSGLILLLSMVSAVFYLRTVRGGEEAVS, from the coding sequence GTGAGCGCAAGCCCTCTTCGCGCCTCGGGGCGCAGGAGCTTCAAGTGGACCCCCTATCTTCTGATCGCGCCCGCGCTGCTCTACCTGCTGCTCTTCTTCGCCTGGCCCATGACCCAGGCTATCCGGCTGGCCGTCTGGGAGGAACAGGGGCTTCTTTCGCTCCGTGACTCCCCGGGAGGTGAGGACTCGGTCGGAACGGTAGAGCAGGGAGCAAGAATATCCGTGATGGAGCGGCGGGTTGTCCCCCTGTCCGCGGAGGAGTCCGACGGGGGCGACATATGGTTCTTCGTCGAGGGAAAGGACGAGGGTATCGGAGAGGTCCGCGGGTGGATACCGGAGAGCCGAATCAGGATCCGCGAGACCGACTCATCGGGCGCCCCGGTGCTGGGCACCGTCCGGCCCCGCCTTGGTGCGTCCGCCGGACAGGGGACTGTTCTGCACGAGACGCCCGACGAGCTCGGCGAGGCAGTCGGCGAGTTGCCTGCAAGGGCGGAGGCGACTATCCTGCGGAGGGGCTCGCAGGAGGTCTGGTACCTGGTCAAGAACACGAGCGACGAAAAGAGCGTCTCCGGGTGGGCACAGGGGCGAAATCTGCAGATCTACTCGGACGGCGAGAGCGGAAGGGTCGGCATCGGCGACACGGGACGCTTCACCCTGCTTCACGTCCGCAGGATGCTCAAGGACCGCTTCTTCCGCTCCGCGCTGTGGACGACCTTCCTGCTCATGCTGCTGATCATACCGGTGCAGCTCGTCCTGGCGATCGTGATGGCGCTGGTGATACAGTCGCGCATCAGATTCAACCTGGTCTTCCTGGCGATATTCGCAATCCCGCTGGCTGCGTCCGACCTCGCGGTGGGGATAGTCTGGTCGTCCATCTTCACGCAGAACGGCTTTCTCAACAGCCTGCTCTACACCTTCGGACTGATCTCAAGCCCTCAGCCCTACCTGACAGCCGCGACCCGCCACTGGATCCTGGTTGCCGTGTGGATAGCCGAGGTGTGGCGCGCGACCTCTCTTGTGATGGTGATCGTCGTATCGGGTCTGCAGGCGATATCGCAGGAGGTGCTGGAGGCCGCCGAGCTCTTCGGGGCCAGCCTGTGGCAGAGGGTTAGGTACGTCATCCTCCCGCTGCTCAAGCCGAGCATCCAGGTGGCCCTCATTCTTAGGACGATCCTTGCGCTGCAAGTCTTCGCCGTCGTCATAGCTCTCGGCGGCGGGGACGTGGTGACAGTTCTGGCCAACGAGACCTACCGGCAGTACTACGCCCTTCGCAACATGAACGCGGCGGCGGCCTACTCGGGGCTGATACTGCTGCTGTCGATGGTCAGCGCCGTGTTCTATCTGCGCACCGTGCGCGGAGGGGAGGAGGCGGTATCATGA
- a CDS encoding ABC transporter ATP-binding protein → MSEIRIEGVTKRFGDFVAVKDVSLVVAEHEFMVLLGPSGCGKTTLLRAIAGLGMADEGRISIGGRDVTYLPPRERHISMVFQSYAIFPHMNVFDNIAFGLRMRKEDKSETEDRVRRAAELLHIEGMLDRYPSKMSGGQRQRVAVARAIAMQAQVLLMDEPLSNLDALLRLEMRAELKQLLAKIGTTTVYVTHDQVEAMSMGDRIAVMHGGTIQQVDSPTEVYDFPANGFIGGFIGNPPMNFLMGRVRKGPDGTTVRLGEFDVAPAAEMQQMLSKYDGKPVVLGIRAENLETLHEPAPDALMADVLVVEPLGAQNLLTAAFGGHKIKVATHPAFPASAGGRVWLRLPSDSIRWMDPDTKQALRPA, encoded by the coding sequence ATGTCGGAGATCAGGATAGAGGGAGTCACAAAGCGCTTCGGTGACTTCGTGGCAGTGAAGGACGTGTCGCTGGTGGTGGCCGAGCACGAGTTCATGGTGCTCCTTGGGCCCAGCGGCTGCGGGAAGACGACCCTGCTGCGGGCGATCGCCGGGCTCGGCATGGCCGACGAGGGGCGGATAAGCATCGGCGGCAGGGACGTGACCTACCTTCCGCCCAGGGAGAGGCATATATCCATGGTCTTTCAGAGCTACGCGATCTTCCCTCACATGAACGTCTTCGACAACATAGCCTTCGGCCTGAGGATGCGCAAAGAGGATAAATCGGAGACCGAGGACCGGGTCCGCCGGGCCGCGGAGCTTCTACACATAGAGGGGATGCTGGACCGATATCCGTCGAAGATGAGCGGCGGACAGAGGCAGCGGGTCGCGGTCGCGCGGGCGATAGCCATGCAGGCGCAGGTGCTTCTGATGGACGAGCCGCTGAGCAACCTGGACGCACTGCTGAGGCTTGAGATGAGAGCGGAGCTTAAACAGCTGCTTGCCAAGATAGGCACCACCACTGTCTACGTCACCCACGACCAGGTGGAGGCCATGAGCATGGGAGATCGAATCGCCGTGATGCACGGAGGGACGATCCAGCAGGTGGACTCCCCCACCGAGGTGTACGACTTCCCCGCGAACGGCTTCATAGGCGGCTTCATCGGAAATCCACCGATGAACTTCCTGATGGGCCGGGTCCGAAAAGGCCCGGACGGAACGACGGTCAGGCTCGGTGAGTTCGACGTCGCACCAGCGGCCGAGATGCAGCAAATGCTCTCAAAATACGACGGCAAGCCAGTGGTGCTGGGCATTCGCGCCGAGAACCTGGAGACACTGCACGAGCCGGCACCGGACGCGCTGATGGCGGACGTGCTCGTTGTGGAGCCTCTGGGCGCTCAGAATTTGTTGACTGCGGCCTTCGGAGGACATAAGATCAAAGTGGCGACGCACCCGGCCTTTCCGGCGAGCGCCGGCGGGAGGGTATGGCTTCGCCTCCCCTCCGACAGCATCCGATGGATGGACCCGGACACGAAACAGGCGCTTCGCCCCGCATGA
- a CDS encoding acyl-CoA thioesterase: MSSEVPFTIRVRYGDTDQMGVAYYANYLYWFEIGRSEFCRAHGRSYADWEAEGMFLPVVESHCRYRYPARYEEEITVFTKIGELKAGSVVFKCRIERTSDGKLLAEGWTRHAFVDARGKVLRGNNPMRKWIEALRDDGGVA, from the coding sequence GTGTCCTCCGAGGTTCCTTTTACCATTCGAGTGCGATACGGAGATACAGATCAGATGGGCGTCGCATACTACGCCAACTACCTGTACTGGTTCGAGATCGGCAGATCCGAGTTCTGCCGGGCTCACGGAAGGTCCTACGCCGACTGGGAGGCGGAGGGCATGTTTCTCCCCGTGGTCGAGTCGCACTGCCGTTACAGATACCCCGCACGTTATGAAGAAGAGATCACAGTGTTCACAAAGATAGGCGAACTGAAGGCGGGAAGCGTCGTCTTCAAATGCCGCATCGAGAGGACCTCGGACGGGAAGCTGCTGGCCGAGGGATGGACCCGCCATGCGTTTGTCGACGCAAGAGGCAAGGTGTTGCGTGGTAATAACCCCATGCGCAAGTGGATAGAGGCGCTGAGGGATGATGGAGGTGTCGCGTAG
- a CDS encoding CoA-binding protein codes for MTPEVQWSMSGYDFFGEVIDLNRDEILQKFVCTPSRVAIVGASPKTERPVFRVMNYLSGAGFTLFPVNPAYTGAEILGLTCRADLASLEERVDVVALFVSADKQAGIARDLKNMSDKPVVCFQPGSENKPLAESLAKDGYPVLEHCLMAAHMNECGA; via the coding sequence ATGACCCCGGAAGTCCAGTGGAGCATGAGCGGCTACGATTTTTTTGGAGAGGTGATCGATTTGAACAGAGACGAGATCCTGCAGAAATTCGTATGCACCCCCAGCAGGGTGGCGATCGTGGGGGCGTCCCCAAAGACCGAGAGGCCCGTATTCCGAGTTATGAACTACCTGTCCGGCGCGGGCTTCACCCTTTTTCCGGTAAACCCTGCCTATACCGGAGCGGAGATCTTGGGCCTGACGTGCAGGGCGGACTTGGCATCGCTCGAGGAGAGAGTGGATGTTGTGGCTCTATTCGTCTCCGCCGACAAGCAGGCCGGCATCGCCCGCGACTTGAAAAATATGTCCGACAAGCCGGTGGTATGTTTTCAGCCCGGGTCGGAGAATAAGCCACTTGCCGAATCGCTCGCGAAGGACGGCTACCCGGTTCTGGAGCACTGCCTTATGGCGGCTCACATGAACGAGTGCGGCGCTTGA
- a CDS encoding carbohydrate ABC transporter permease, with translation MSVRVSDEMERVRARAKRRLAIKRAFTYLVAILLSLWILLPIWLIASTALTTPEAMRSFPKGALPFIPFSFDTMRFFLDSYGILPGLVNSVVVALLTLGLSTLIAAPAGYALSRYSFRGRETFRLSILAVRAFPVVILSIPLAVTFISLGIFDSIPSLALMHTALTLPTTVLVIGSVFAGIPYELEEAAQVFGCTPLQAFRTVVMPLALPGIAAAGLFTFVMSWNEVFAATVLTVKNRTLPAQVLVSLREASDAYKFAGGFFMLVPSVIFIVIIRKYLFNMWGQASK, from the coding sequence ATGAGCGTCCGGGTCTCCGACGAGATGGAGAGGGTGCGGGCGAGGGCGAAGCGCCGCCTTGCGATAAAACGGGCTTTTACCTACCTGGTCGCCATCCTCCTGTCCCTGTGGATTCTGCTTCCTATATGGTTGATCGCGTCGACCGCGCTGACGACGCCCGAGGCGATGAGGAGCTTCCCCAAGGGGGCGCTCCCTTTCATCCCCTTCTCTTTCGACACGATGCGCTTCTTCCTGGATTCCTACGGCATTCTGCCCGGCCTAGTGAACAGCGTCGTCGTCGCACTGCTGACACTGGGGCTCTCGACCCTGATCGCCGCCCCGGCCGGGTACGCCCTATCGCGATACTCATTCCGCGGGCGGGAAACTTTCCGGCTATCGATCCTGGCCGTGCGAGCCTTTCCAGTGGTAATACTCTCGATACCGCTGGCGGTCACATTCATCAGCCTCGGCATCTTCGACAGCATACCGAGCCTCGCCCTGATGCACACGGCCCTGACACTCCCCACCACTGTGCTGGTCATAGGCAGCGTGTTCGCGGGCATACCGTACGAGCTGGAGGAGGCGGCGCAGGTGTTCGGCTGCACGCCGCTGCAGGCGTTCCGCACGGTGGTGATGCCGCTGGCCCTTCCAGGCATAGCGGCGGCGGGGCTGTTCACATTCGTAATGTCGTGGAACGAGGTCTTCGCCGCGACTGTGTTGACCGTGAAGAACCGCACCTTGCCCGCCCAGGTGCTGGTGTCGCTGAGGGAGGCCTCCGACGCTTACAAGTTCGCGGGTGGCTTCTTCATGCTGGTCCCGTCGGTGATCTTCATCGTGATCATCCGCAAGTACCTGTTCAACATGTGGGGACAGGCAAGCAAATAA